In Panicum virgatum strain AP13 chromosome 5K, P.virgatum_v5, whole genome shotgun sequence, the genomic window AATCTTGAACTTTATGGTGCATCAAGTTAGCTTGTGTGCAAACTAAGAAAGATAAAAATAGGATGTACCTCCACACCGTTGTAAATCATGTCATAAGCCAGGGCACGAGCTGATGGTAGATCATTCATATCTTCAGGATTTGGCGCAGTGAATGGATGGTGTAGGGCCTGGTTCATAATGGCAGAAAACAGACATGCTCAGGAAAACCGGAGTTAAGACAAAGCTCCTTCTAGGGACATGCAAATTCTCAATAGGATTGGGAGCAAATTTAGAACAGTTGGCATCTGCTGTAATCATGATCCTGTTGTTATTAACCCCATCAAAATGGTATACAAAGACCTCTAAAATAATATGACCAGGAACAATTAAGCAGTTCTTATAATTAATACAGGATTAAAAATAACTGACCTCATATCTCTGCTCATCACTGTTCCATTCGAACATTGGAAAATCTGTCACCCAAAGAACTGAATGCGCTGACTGGCAAAATATCGAAAATGCAGAAGCGGATGTCAGGAGTATAAGGCAGAAACAGAATTTTCGCAAAAAACAATAAATTATGGCAAAGAACAACAGCATCTCATTCTCATCGATATGCCATATCAACATTAAGGATCAATATTCCCTAGTTTCTGACTCACCGTGTCTATCACTTCCAGCTTATGAGCAATAAATAATCTTAACCGGCCAAGAACCCGGTTAGCTGATGATTGTTCACCCAGTGCAAACAAGATAAGATCACCCGCCTTTGCATCCAGAAGTTTCACGAGCTGCTCTTTCTTTTCGGGTTTCAGACTTGATACTAGCGGGCCAATTCCTTCAAGATCCCCTGTGAAAGCAGATAAAACATTTATAAATTTATAAAACAATTGTGCAAGCGATGCCACAGAATGTCTAACAGAAGAGCAAAGTTTTATTTTCCATTTTACCATTCTCCATAACTTTGAGGAAAGGCAGGCCCTTGGCTCCAGCTTTGGAAGCTTCAGTGTAAACAGTTCCTTTCTTTAGGTCAGTGTTTGAAAACACCGTGGCACCACCAGGAACACACAGTGCCTTTATTACACCTCCATTTTCCAAGGTATCAGCAAAAACCTTGAAGCCACTTCCCAAAAATACATGGCTAACCTGCATCGGACCGGACAGGAAATAAGGGGATCAATTTTGTGACTAATTAATCAAGAAAGTAATTCTTAGAACATGTTTGACATATTCGTTGCATGGCAAAAGCAGCACAAGATAAATACCAGGTCACTAACAAAACACATAGTAATAACAGTACCATATGAACAATGCTAATGTGAATTGTGGACATAACTTAACTGATCAAACCATTAATATAGCAATTACAAAGGTACGCAGAGATGTCAGAAATCCTCACATCTTTCAGCTCCCAATCAAACCGAAGGTCAGGCCTATCTGTCCCATAGCGATTCATTGCATCTGTATATGTTAACCTCGGAAATGGATTTGGCAGCTTGATACCTCCTACCGCTTGAAAAACCTGTTGCATGAATCATTCAACCATTGATTAATTCAGCCATAAACAGTAGTGAAGGAACGATGACATCTTCTGAACAATGTACCAAGACCTTGACTTACAACTATCTAATGTAGCTTACTGAGAAGTCAGCAAACAGAGTCACAGACTGTAATATCTTTACAAGAAAACATTTGTGGTTACCTTTCAGGCTTTCACACATGGCAACCACTGACAGGTAAGGGTCAAAGGGTCTCACATACAGATACAATGTCAAATtcaagaaaggaaaggaaagaaagaggaaaaggTATGTCAAAATCAGCATACATGTCTCATCAAATCTTCATTTAActtcaacatatcctccattgATGTAAAGGCAATCTCCATATCAAGTTGTGTAAACTCTGGTTGCCTGTCCGCACGCAAATCTTCATCACGGAAGCACCTACAAGAATCATACAATGCAGCTTTTAAAGAGTAGTTAACTGGTTTAATAATACTACAAGCCAACTGGATGTGATCATATGCTCATGCTGTGAGCTTATTGCTGAGACAAATGAAATTAAAAAATTCAGCTCCAAAGGCAATAAAAACAAATTAAATCTCATTGACATAAGAAAAAAATGTGGCTCCTAACAAGATAGAATGATGGCAAGAGCTGTGATACGTAAAATGAGCAAAAGCGCAATGTGATACATAAAGCAAGCAAAGTGCAATTATatttagaaaaataaaacaGCAGTTACCTTGCAATCTGGTAATATTTTTCAAAGCCAGAAACCATCAACATTTGCTTGAACAACTGAGGGCTTTGAGGGAGAGCATAGAATGTTCCTGGCTTCAGAAACCATATAGGAAGAAATCAGGGAACTTGCAGCACTTATTAGAAAAGGTAGGAAACACCATTGTCTACCTATTAGACCTACGACCAACAATCACTTGCAAAAGAATTCTGAAGCATAATAATGTGTCCGAACAACTTCATAAACTACGAACAGAACTCTTCCAGAACTACAATGACAAAGTAATTTTCTCAAACATCAGAATCAACCAgcacaaagaagaagaaagaatgtaATTTAATATGTCCACCTAAACTGCTATAAGAATATTTGATATTGGAGAAAGATGCTTTTGCAGAAAAGGATCCGGATTCCAAACATGACATGAAGCGCAAGTCTTCAAAGTTGAAGGATAGCAATGGGCATAATGTGTTTTTTAATAGATAAAACGAAAAAATATCCTGTGAAGAAACAGATAAACTGTATATAGTTTAATCACCTGAACTCTTGATGGTACAAGATAGTCCCGAGCACCTTCTGGTGTAGACTTGGATAAAACTGGAGTCTCAATCTACCTTAACATGTAACTTTAGATCAGACATAACAGAATGTCTTAGGTAAAGTAGTACAATAACATAAAAACATTACTTTTACTATAGTCGTAAATTTAGTTACTTATTGTTAGTTGTTACAAACAATAGCACATGTTTGACAGTGCATGCATAACGTATCTGTTTTgaccaatctacaaattttcaTCAATTAGATAGCACTACTGGTAAGATTCAAAATTGAAAAGTACTGCTGGTGACTAAAAGAGAACTATCTTACATGATGACGAAAACAAATTCTCAATGATGTTAGAATTGATGCTAGTATAATAGGATGAAACATTAGAGCCTGACCCCCAAAGTCACAAGTTGCAAGAATTAGATCCCTGATTCAAGATTAACCATCTAGCACAACATCACAAGGCTATTTTGGATATATTTGTTACTATTTCGGCCATATTTTGGTACTAAATGAATACAACAGGTGGAAAGTGGAAACTCAGGTAAAATAGACAATGAGTGTAACAGTATATATAATCAGCATACCTCAACAAATTCATGTTCATCCTCCAAGTAACGTCGGATGAGTTTAACAACATAATGGCGCAACCGCAAGTTTGACTGCATTTGAGGACGACGCAAATCCAGTACTCTAAACCTGTAATGTTCGATGATAGGAAGTTACAAAAGGGTGCACTAAACTGTCAGAGCATAAACAcatagcttaaataaattttAGCATAACAGTAATCTCATGGCTGGGATGGAGAAAGGAATAAAAACAAGGAGATCAACTTTAGGCAAAGATGAATGTTCTATCTTTTGACAAGCAAATTAAAATCTGGAACAGAGTAGTTGGTGGGATCAAGAAGCAAATTAGAGACAATGGAAAGAAATGATAGCCCAGCAGAATCCAATGGCTCGTTTGATTAAACGTAACATTAAATATGTCGGTATAAGTTAGCATAGTCAGAATCCAATGGAAAGAAGAGAAGCTATAGTCCAGCAGAATAAAATGATGGCAAGAATTTCCTAACAAAACTGCATGTACACAACTCCATCACAATAGCAAATATACTACTATAGAAGAGatttaaaaggaaaaacaatCCAAATTATAG contains:
- the LOC120705958 gene encoding aspartate--tRNA ligase, chloroplastic/mitochondrial-like codes for the protein MASSLLRASPLALLSRLKPRPSALHLRRLLPLSTTSASAAPAPSGPAPQLRTLAAAAATDAAATPAEEAAAAPAATGEKVERLQPLQWPPRDALCGELGAGDAGRRVRLCGWVALRRAHAGLTFLTLRDRSGMVQVTTLPEYPEVYNIVNKLRVESVVAVEGVVRPRPADAINADMKTGAIEVAADRVLVLNSVTRSLPFPVTTADSVKEKFPEEIRLRFRVLDLRRPQMQSNLRLRHYVVKLIRRYLEDEHEFVEIETPVLSKSTPEGARDYLVPSRVQPGTFYALPQSPQLFKQMLMVSGFEKYYQIARCFRDEDLRADRQPEFTQLDMEIAFTSMEDMLKLNEDLMRHVFQAVGGIKLPNPFPRLTYTDAMNRYGTDRPDLRFDWELKDVSHVFLGSGFKVFADTLENGGVIKALCVPGGATVFSNTDLKKGTVYTEASKAGAKGLPFLKVMENGDLEGIGPLVSSLKPEKKEQLVKLLDAKAGDLILFALGEQSSANRVLGRLRLFIAHKLEVIDTSAHSVLWVTDFPMFEWNSDEQRYEALHHPFTAPNPEDMNDLPSARALAYDMIYNGVEIGGGSLRIYKSDVQQRIFEIIGISPEQGEEKFGYLLESFDMGAPPHGGIAYGLDRLVMLLAGESSIRDVIAFPKTTTAQCALTKAPSAVDPQQLKDLAFPKSTL